A section of the Leptotrichia sp. HSP-342 genome encodes:
- a CDS encoding autotransporter-associated N-terminal domain-containing protein, whose amino-acid sequence MSNNLKQAKKDLKAFAKRAKNVKYTESLLFTYLITGMITFSIGVNTSSNVLYERANKELIMSADKTRTAIKKAKKENEETIEELNLELIQLMEQGDHVVKSKWESWQFGSNTFMSKNNGAYKGRGDKASKYPFEGIYRRGNWGETGALSNRRRAVNPSINSSSVGSTSYGLASLLHVQEPEVEIQIMANVRPKSVLKEEITITPQIDMPREVVRPSISLNVNTPLEAPVLTLPRLNPVTINVPNPQEPDTPPTVTAPNITMNLSTPSISLNIAPPQLNMEITPPSPTVNTLTITPPSVSAVSAISVNKPAAPSVTPPNPVVNPIVFAVPQLEAYGNSTNAVRTMNANTNLTNPVYRLSTAKYAPDYRNGKQNAIGEYMTNSGSFYSGENTVMYVDVTKRRAITLDPGLPSGQGGRDNPAYSFENKGKIYLEVKEVAGIEVQPDTWNNPQVTGINGTTGLISGNKSLQVALLFTDEGTGSSITNKHTLRNEGEIDLSGNISAGFATSDFQSGVSVSTIAINNGKVKISGDNSHGMVVSKTTKALGPDSSFMNGGAGIIDVIGNESGGMTVLGKIQGGAVNNGTINITAKNSFGLYSQVDSNVKNAGNINIKDGSTGSMGIRVGSTSATNMSNEGGTITISSKNGGNMGVYSATAAFDNKGAIKVEGKNGNIGMYFNGTTGTNKNQGAITVTGESGYGVMLNNGSTFENHDSITATGKDSMGLYTKNSTATNKKNKTISSTKHHAVVQDGGTFTNEGTVSTDAGGKVALFTENGIFTNTSDGVISAKNGGITMFVKNSQGTVSGKINVGDSTKNDTGIGVYMDAASTKTVTFNGNAELTLGKGTVGLYAEDADKFGTGFAISALKTSVGDGAALAYFGSTGTGTISSGTLSNLTVLKMGAKSTLLYGDTGSKVKVDDDIDMTTYSNVDETAQFLVSNQGTATINSGKTIKSNLKTTVSGLNGANIKNEGTIDMTATEEAVGIYLKASTGTNEASGTITVGEKKSIGIYGIENSTLKNKGTIETKDEASVGMLGDKSTIENASGGTITTEKEKSAGIYGANESTINNEGTITAKETESAGIYADDSQVTNASGGTISTEKGKSAGIYGVFSKTNKIENSGTINVGTVSSPSSETQGVGIYAQLKAGATGNLTVENKDKIEISIKDSIGIYAQNETGDDNRIAVTNEKDIVSTSNADGAIGIMAKQSKVTNAAAGKIELEGKTSVGIYGTVKSVLQNLGTIHLKNTANDSKSVGMLSDGKTITNDGTIKMSGGASAGLLGKNGATVTNNTSGTITVEGQKSAAIYTENSTPVNKGTINVEGKESAGIFAKNTDNKDYTIENTGTINLKGTATPPGTQSAGIYAELGSGAGKTTVYNKNSVVVGQESSVGIYIKNNSGDRNKGKAINTGTIDLDVDSTVGIFVDKAIGENEGVINVKKKNSAGMYGSNDSEITNKKNIVISSEDSAGMYALDSNAMNDENAKITINGSSGATSGSAGMYGKLSKTSTSNYTILNKGAIEIESVTKNVGIYGEVEKSATSKLTLQNDKDINIAVGSKQSVGMFAVNDEDNDKDKLEVVNNDNITAKSEESIGISAQKSTVKNAGTITMEDKKSAGIYGSKGSKVTNEKEIEIKEEKSAGIYLEDSDAVNAENAKITVHKGESAGIYGKFTSGSKADNTIENSGEIILKTGTGKKSAGIYGELESTAAKKLTISNKNKIEVDMEESVGIYAKNGKSSKTDLVAENEGIIELKSKKAVGMLADKSVAKNKNEINISNEEATGMYGTNGSEVTNTLDGTITIEAPSSGNDSKSTGIYVTESGTKGVNDGNIIIKGKKGTGMLATKNAEIINNELIQGPSDSVESVIGMYGVDNGTKVINEKNIKLHGQKSTGIFSKDDAEAKNKGTIILKSTSKNSVGMFGSSSASGKTIKLLNAGTIDIESESSTGMFTKNKGDLGDSTVENEGTINLKQKNTVGIYTPKSDIKKVGKINLSDDADSSVAVYLSDEAKANTSTGEIDLNEKSQNQVAYYVKGTTATDTGKLYGGNIGKIKGYGVGVYLDGGTLDANTSKLDYTANGNTGKGIIGLLMKGNADITAYTDEIKVGDSVLSPDGSNDFYAIGIYADGQQAKNMTANITAGKNGVGLFAENKSNITYAGTMNIGDGTTAGTGIYIGNGTDGKSASTVTIASGADIKLNGKNGVGAIVTGGATANFESGAKIEFGGDGVGIFGQKGAIINDNGGTLVTNGHSVERTRITEGSSITSSDLTIANGNALETGNILSHVINGEAIIQSGVTVEAKPSSKNIIGLMADGNKNPGLTWVGTAGYEAENKGKIDLSNAVTSTAMYLDSSRGLNTGEIIIGDKSTGIYGIYNKTTANYSGSTTKNIGTITTAATSKIEVGDGSAAIYSVGFDKVENKGEITGKEKSVGIYATNAPADGHKAITIVNNGDITLDKGSAGIYVSPKTATSGASKVTNTGNITIGDSIVNTVTGKVETTSVGMYVEHKTTLDTTGDVKVGNKGFTLYGNDSTINVNGGNYDFSDSGSLAYLENNATLNYNNSGTLTTSSEPMLFIIDSKAKMNDNDIIVTSKGTGIYMNGVSEFSGWNEIILNNGSTGIYVDNSSATITGKKITGISNKAKGIVSINSNAVNNANMEFSSDDSIGIFSQNKSTFVKAIVNNGNINITGKRSIAAYLEGTMEQSFENTGTINVDKTTTSVKNDSTVGIYAQSGSKINIKNSGKINVDEASFGIYSLSEDGNVETTASSEINVADKAIGVYKKGGTANLGGKINVADHTATEVNSEPVGVYGTNGVVITDNTSDFVVGDKSYGVILANPGFSRTNVYSNSSSTNVTLGKESTFIYTEGKSEVTNNATITSGTNNGIIAIYGKDGANILNNGTIDLSQGIGNQGILVTGTSNAINRGTIKIGKTDKSDPDNIIYGIGMAAIDGASVTNERDIYVSGNLSIGMYGDKSGTTLRNNGNIYLDASGATSTDKIQTMMGVFANNGATFVNTGTITTVGSYVGNSNVQGLVGVAVLNGSTLENYGTINIDADNSYGVLIKGTESNKSVIKNYGNINISGLRSYGVRYDGNSKGVTGNDLPIGDDATPANTLPAINSGAGKITSSNGAEDYYAPKDPSKTIGGTGIVQLPDGRLAIQRNGVILDENQVQVIDYTTPTVNYALSNFGVYVDTLGRTRPINLDGATDIGINSDLLIGTEFSVLTNKKDVIIGRQILQPFLDQINAGIFNFTPYSASLTWMATPEVNPATQQITRVLMTKIPYTAFVRRNGNEFNFADGLEQRYDANALDSREKLIFNKLNTIGNNEEALLAQAYDEMMGHQYANVQQRIFSTENLLNKEFDYLRNEWDAKSKNSNKIKAFGMKGDYKTDTAGVIDYKNNAYGFAYVHEDETIRMGESSGWYAGAVKNKFDFSDIGGSTEEQSIVKAGMYKSIPIGDDHNNGLNWTISAEGFVGNGETKRKFLVVDDIFEAKSNFHSYGTTIKNEIRKNIRASQRISISPYGSLKLEYGGFSGIKEDIGEMRLEVKSNDYYSIKPEVGVEFKYSQPLALRTRFVAKLGLAYENELGQVGDVDNKARVRYTTADWFNIRGEKDDKRGSGKADLNIGIENTRFGVTVNAGYDTKGKNLRGGIGFRAIY is encoded by the coding sequence ATGAGTAACAATTTAAAACAGGCAAAAAAAGATTTAAAAGCCTTTGCTAAAAGGGCTAAGAATGTGAAGTACACGGAATCGTTGCTATTCACGTATCTAATAACGGGGATGATAACTTTTTCAATTGGAGTGAATACATCTTCAAATGTGCTTTATGAACGTGCAAACAAAGAGCTTATAATGTCAGCTGACAAAACACGTACCGCCATAAAGAAAGCTAAAAAAGAAAATGAAGAAACGATAGAAGAATTGAATCTGGAATTAATTCAGCTGATGGAACAGGGAGACCATGTTGTAAAATCAAAATGGGAATCATGGCAATTTGGATCAAATACTTTTATGTCAAAGAATAATGGAGCTTACAAAGGAAGAGGAGATAAGGCTTCAAAATATCCTTTTGAGGGAATTTATAGACGTGGAAACTGGGGAGAAACTGGAGCTTTGTCAAATAGAAGAAGAGCTGTAAATCCATCAATTAATTCATCATCTGTAGGATCAACATCTTATGGGTTAGCTTCATTATTACATGTTCAAGAGCCAGAAGTAGAAATTCAAATAATGGCAAATGTACGTCCAAAATCTGTTTTAAAAGAAGAAATAACAATTACACCACAGATTGATATGCCAAGGGAAGTAGTAAGACCATCAATCAGCTTGAATGTTAACACGCCTCTGGAAGCACCTGTGTTAACATTGCCTAGACTGAATCCAGTAACTATCAATGTTCCAAATCCACAGGAACCTGATACACCACCAACAGTAACTGCACCAAATATCACAATGAATTTGTCAACGCCATCAATCAGTCTGAACATTGCACCGCCACAGTTGAACATGGAAATAACGCCACCATCGCCTACAGTAAATACTTTGACAATAACACCTCCGAGTGTTTCAGCAGTTAGTGCAATTAGTGTAAATAAGCCGGCTGCACCGAGTGTTACACCGCCTAATCCAGTAGTAAATCCAATAGTTTTTGCTGTTCCACAATTGGAAGCATATGGAAATTCAACAAATGCTGTCAGAACAATGAATGCTAATACAAATCTAACGAATCCTGTTTATAGATTAAGTACAGCTAAATATGCTCCTGATTATCGTAATGGAAAACAGAATGCAATAGGAGAATACATGACTAATAGCGGCTCTTTTTATTCGGGTGAGAATACAGTTATGTATGTTGATGTAACTAAGAGAAGAGCAATAACTTTAGATCCAGGGCTTCCAAGTGGTCAAGGTGGAAGAGATAATCCTGCATATTCATTTGAAAATAAAGGTAAAATATATTTAGAGGTTAAAGAAGTTGCAGGAATTGAAGTACAGCCAGATACGTGGAATAATCCACAAGTTACCGGAATAAATGGAACAACTGGACTTATAAGCGGAAATAAATCATTACAGGTAGCCCTTTTGTTTACAGATGAAGGGACAGGCAGCAGTATTACAAATAAACATACATTACGGAATGAAGGAGAAATTGATTTAAGTGGAAATATTTCAGCAGGATTTGCGACTAGTGATTTCCAGAGTGGTGTAAGTGTAAGTACTATTGCAATTAATAATGGAAAAGTAAAGATTAGTGGAGATAATAGTCATGGTATGGTTGTTTCAAAAACAACGAAAGCTTTAGGACCTGATTCAAGTTTTATGAATGGAGGAGCTGGGATAATTGATGTAATTGGAAATGAATCAGGAGGTATGACAGTACTTGGTAAAATACAAGGCGGAGCAGTTAATAATGGTACAATTAACATAACTGCTAAAAACTCTTTTGGACTTTACTCTCAAGTAGATTCTAATGTAAAAAATGCTGGGAATATAAACATTAAAGACGGCTCTACAGGAAGTATGGGAATAAGAGTTGGTAGTACCTCAGCAACTAATATGTCCAATGAAGGTGGAACTATTACTATTAGCAGTAAAAATGGTGGAAATATGGGAGTTTATTCAGCAACTGCAGCATTTGATAATAAAGGTGCTATTAAAGTTGAAGGAAAGAATGGAAATATTGGAATGTATTTCAATGGAACAACTGGGACAAACAAGAATCAGGGGGCAATTACTGTAACTGGAGAAAGTGGTTATGGAGTGATGCTTAATAATGGTTCGACATTTGAGAATCATGATTCAATAACAGCTACTGGAAAAGATTCTATGGGTCTTTATACAAAAAATTCAACTGCTACAAACAAAAAAAATAAAACTATTTCAAGTACAAAGCACCATGCAGTAGTTCAAGATGGTGGAACGTTTACGAATGAAGGTACTGTTTCTACTGATGCTGGTGGAAAAGTAGCACTATTTACTGAAAATGGAATATTTACAAACACATCTGATGGAGTAATTTCGGCTAAAAATGGTGGAATTACTATGTTTGTAAAGAATTCCCAAGGAACTGTATCTGGGAAAATTAATGTTGGAGATTCAACAAAGAATGATACAGGAATAGGAGTATACATGGATGCCGCCTCAACTAAGACAGTAACATTTAACGGAAATGCAGAGCTTACTTTGGGGAAAGGTACGGTTGGATTGTATGCAGAAGATGCAGATAAGTTTGGTACAGGATTTGCCATAAGCGCTTTAAAGACTAGTGTTGGAGATGGAGCGGCATTAGCTTATTTTGGCTCTACAGGAACAGGAACTATAAGTTCTGGAACTTTATCTAACTTGACAGTGCTTAAAATGGGTGCTAAATCAACACTTCTTTATGGAGATACAGGATCGAAAGTAAAAGTTGATGATGATATTGACATGACAACATATTCAAATGTTGATGAAACAGCTCAGTTTTTAGTATCTAATCAGGGTACTGCTACAATTAACAGCGGAAAAACGATAAAATCTAATTTGAAGACTACAGTTTCAGGACTAAATGGAGCCAATATAAAAAATGAAGGTACAATTGATATGACAGCAACTGAGGAAGCTGTAGGTATTTATTTAAAGGCATCTACAGGAACAAATGAAGCGTCAGGAACAATTACTGTGGGAGAGAAAAAATCAATTGGGATTTATGGAATAGAAAATTCTACATTGAAAAATAAAGGTACAATTGAGACAAAAGATGAAGCTTCTGTAGGAATGCTTGGAGATAAAAGTACGATAGAAAATGCTTCAGGGGGAACTATAACTACGGAGAAAGAAAAATCGGCCGGAATTTATGGAGCTAATGAATCTACAATTAATAATGAAGGTACAATAACTGCCAAGGAAACTGAATCAGCCGGAATTTATGCAGATGACAGTCAAGTTACAAATGCTTCAGGAGGAACTATAAGTACTGAAAAAGGAAAATCGGCCGGAATTTATGGTGTATTTTCAAAAACAAACAAAATTGAAAATTCAGGAACTATAAATGTAGGAACAGTATCTTCTCCAAGTAGTGAAACTCAAGGAGTGGGAATCTATGCCCAGTTAAAAGCAGGAGCTACAGGAAATTTAACCGTAGAAAATAAAGACAAGATAGAAATCAGCATAAAGGATTCAATTGGGATTTATGCTCAGAATGAAACTGGAGATGACAACAGGATTGCTGTTACGAATGAAAAGGACATTGTCTCAACATCAAATGCTGACGGAGCAATTGGGATAATGGCGAAACAGTCTAAAGTTACTAATGCAGCTGCAGGTAAAATAGAGCTGGAAGGAAAAACTTCTGTAGGAATTTACGGAACAGTTAAGTCTGTACTTCAAAATCTTGGAACTATTCATCTTAAAAATACAGCAAATGACTCAAAATCAGTCGGAATGCTGTCAGATGGAAAAACTATCACGAATGACGGAACTATTAAGATGAGCGGTGGTGCCTCTGCCGGACTGCTTGGTAAAAATGGAGCTACAGTAACAAATAATACAAGTGGAACTATTACAGTAGAAGGGCAAAAATCAGCTGCAATCTATACTGAAAATTCTACACCTGTAAATAAAGGGACAATAAATGTTGAAGGTAAGGAATCAGCAGGAATATTTGCAAAAAATACTGATAATAAGGACTATACTATCGAAAATACAGGAACAATAAACTTAAAGGGGACTGCAACACCTCCTGGAACTCAGTCAGCTGGAATATATGCTGAACTTGGTTCTGGAGCAGGAAAAACAACAGTGTATAATAAAAACAGTGTAGTTGTTGGGCAAGAAAGTTCTGTTGGAATATATATTAAAAATAATTCAGGAGACAGAAATAAAGGAAAAGCCATAAATACAGGAACAATCGATCTGGATGTTGATAGTACAGTTGGAATTTTTGTTGACAAGGCGATTGGAGAAAATGAAGGCGTTATAAATGTGAAGAAGAAAAATTCGGCAGGAATGTATGGAAGCAATGATTCTGAAATAACAAATAAAAAAAACATAGTTATTTCAAGTGAAGATTCGGCAGGAATGTACGCGTTAGACTCAAACGCGATGAATGATGAAAATGCGAAAATAACGATAAACGGTTCTTCAGGAGCAACTAGCGGATCGGCAGGAATGTATGGGAAATTATCTAAAACATCGACTAGTAATTACACAATACTGAATAAAGGGGCAATTGAAATTGAAAGTGTAACGAAGAATGTTGGAATTTACGGTGAAGTTGAGAAAAGTGCAACTAGCAAACTGACATTGCAGAATGACAAGGATATAAATATTGCCGTAGGAAGCAAGCAGTCTGTAGGAATGTTTGCAGTAAATGATGAGGACAATGACAAGGATAAGCTGGAAGTAGTCAACAATGATAATATTACTGCAAAATCCGAAGAATCCATAGGAATATCAGCTCAGAAAAGTACAGTTAAAAATGCTGGAACTATCACAATGGAAGATAAGAAATCAGCCGGAATTTATGGAAGCAAAGGATCAAAAGTAACGAACGAAAAAGAAATAGAAATAAAGGAAGAAAAATCAGCCGGAATATATCTTGAAGACAGTGATGCTGTAAATGCTGAAAATGCCAAAATTACAGTTCATAAAGGAGAATCAGCTGGAATTTATGGTAAATTTACGAGTGGATCAAAAGCTGATAATACTATTGAAAACAGCGGAGAAATTATACTTAAAACTGGAACTGGAAAGAAAAGCGCAGGTATCTACGGGGAGCTTGAAAGCACAGCCGCTAAAAAGCTGACAATAAGTAATAAAAATAAAATAGAAGTCGATATGGAAGAATCTGTTGGAATATATGCTAAAAATGGAAAATCTTCAAAGACAGACTTAGTTGCAGAAAATGAAGGAATAATTGAATTAAAGTCGAAAAAGGCTGTTGGAATGCTAGCTGATAAATCTGTAGCTAAAAACAAGAATGAAATTAATATTTCTAATGAAGAAGCTACAGGAATGTATGGAACAAACGGATCAGAAGTGACCAATACATTGGATGGTACAATAACAATAGAAGCACCTAGTTCAGGAAATGATAGTAAATCAACAGGAATCTATGTTACAGAATCAGGCACAAAAGGTGTAAATGACGGAAATATCATTATAAAAGGTAAAAAAGGTACTGGAATGCTAGCTACTAAAAATGCTGAAATTATAAATAATGAATTGATTCAAGGACCTTCAGATTCAGTAGAATCTGTAATTGGAATGTATGGTGTTGATAATGGAACTAAAGTAATAAATGAAAAAAATATTAAATTGCATGGACAAAAATCAACAGGAATATTTTCTAAAGATGACGCTGAAGCTAAAAACAAAGGAACTATAATATTAAAATCTACATCTAAGAATTCTGTTGGAATGTTTGGTTCATCAAGCGCTTCAGGAAAAACTATCAAACTGCTAAATGCAGGAACGATTGATATAGAATCTGAAAGCTCTACAGGAATGTTTACAAAAAATAAAGGAGATTTAGGAGATTCGACTGTGGAAAATGAAGGAACAATTAATTTAAAGCAAAAGAACACAGTAGGGATTTACACTCCAAAATCTGATATAAAGAAAGTAGGGAAAATAAATCTGAGTGATGATGCAGACTCGTCTGTTGCGGTATATCTTTCGGATGAAGCTAAAGCTAATACATCAACAGGAGAAATTGATCTGAATGAAAAATCACAAAATCAGGTTGCCTATTATGTAAAAGGAACAACAGCGACAGATACAGGAAAGCTCTACGGAGGAAACATCGGAAAGATAAAAGGATATGGAGTTGGAGTTTATCTTGATGGAGGAACTCTGGATGCAAACACATCTAAACTTGACTATACTGCCAATGGTAATACAGGAAAAGGAATAATCGGACTTCTTATGAAAGGTAATGCTGATATTACAGCTTATACAGATGAAATAAAAGTTGGAGATTCAGTACTGAGTCCCGATGGTTCAAATGATTTCTATGCAATCGGAATATATGCTGATGGACAACAGGCTAAAAATATGACTGCGAATATAACAGCAGGTAAAAATGGGGTTGGATTGTTTGCTGAAAATAAAAGTAACATCACTTATGCAGGAACAATGAATATTGGAGATGGAACTACAGCTGGAACAGGAATCTATATTGGAAATGGAACAGATGGTAAATCTGCTTCAACAGTAACAATTGCAAGCGGAGCTGATATAAAACTTAACGGTAAAAATGGAGTTGGTGCCATAGTTACAGGTGGAGCAACTGCCAACTTTGAGTCTGGAGCAAAAATTGAGTTTGGTGGAGATGGAGTAGGTATTTTTGGACAAAAGGGTGCAATTATTAATGATAACGGAGGAACACTTGTTACAAATGGACATTCTGTAGAAAGAACAAGAATAACAGAAGGAAGCTCAATTACATCAAGTGATTTGACAATAGCTAACGGAAACGCTCTTGAAACAGGAAATATTCTTTCTCACGTTATTAATGGAGAAGCTATAATACAATCAGGAGTAACTGTTGAAGCCAAACCAAGTTCAAAAAATATTATTGGACTTATGGCAGATGGTAATAAGAATCCTGGGTTAACTTGGGTAGGAACAGCAGGATATGAAGCTGAAAATAAAGGAAAAATTGATCTTTCAAACGCAGTTACAAGTACTGCGATGTACCTTGATTCTTCAAGAGGACTTAATACAGGAGAAATTATTATAGGAGACAAATCTACTGGAATCTATGGAATTTATAACAAGACAACTGCAAACTACAGCGGATCGACTACCAAAAATATTGGGACAATAACAACTGCAGCAACTTCTAAAATTGAAGTTGGAGATGGATCTGCAGCAATTTATTCTGTAGGATTTGATAAAGTTGAAAATAAAGGTGAGATAACAGGTAAAGAGAAATCTGTGGGAATTTATGCGACAAATGCCCCAGCAGACGGTCATAAAGCAATAACTATTGTAAATAATGGAGATATAACGCTAGATAAAGGTTCGGCAGGAATATATGTTTCTCCTAAGACAGCAACTTCAGGAGCCTCAAAAGTTACAAATACTGGAAACATTACAATTGGAGATTCCATTGTGAATACTGTAACTGGAAAAGTGGAAACAACTTCGGTTGGAATGTATGTGGAACATAAGACTACTCTTGATACAACAGGAGACGTAAAAGTTGGAAATAAAGGATTTACATTATATGGAAATGATTCGACAATAAATGTGAATGGCGGAAACTATGACTTTTCAGACAGTGGAAGTCTTGCCTACCTTGAAAATAATGCGACACTTAACTACAACAATAGCGGGACATTGACAACATCTTCAGAACCAATGCTGTTCATCATTGACAGTAAGGCAAAAATGAATGACAATGATATCATCGTAACTTCCAAAGGAACAGGAATTTATATGAACGGAGTATCTGAATTTAGCGGATGGAATGAGATAATATTGAATAATGGATCTACAGGTATTTATGTAGATAATTCATCGGCTACTATTACAGGTAAAAAAATAACGGGAATATCTAATAAGGCAAAAGGAATTGTTTCAATAAATTCTAATGCAGTAAACAATGCAAATATGGAATTTTCAAGTGATGATTCGATTGGAATTTTCTCGCAGAATAAATCGACATTTGTGAAAGCAATTGTAAATAATGGAAATATAAATATTACTGGAAAACGTTCGATTGCAGCATATCTGGAAGGTACCATGGAACAGTCGTTTGAAAATACAGGTACAATAAATGTTGATAAGACCACAACTTCTGTAAAAAATGATTCTACAGTTGGAATTTATGCACAAAGTGGCTCTAAAATCAATATAAAGAACAGTGGAAAAATAAATGTTGATGAAGCTTCGTTTGGAATATACTCACTTAGTGAAGATGGAAATGTGGAAACTACAGCAAGTTCTGAAATAAATGTAGCTGATAAGGCAATTGGTGTGTATAAAAAAGGAGGAACTGCTAATTTAGGCGGAAAAATAAATGTAGCAGATCATACAGCGACAGAAGTGAATAGTGAACCTGTAGGAGTTTATGGAACAAACGGAGTAGTAATAACAGATAATACATCTGACTTCGTTGTTGGAGATAAATCTTACGGTGTGATTCTTGCAAATCCTGGATTTAGCAGAACGAATGTTTATTCAAATTCTTCTTCAACAAATGTTACTCTAGGAAAAGAATCAACATTTATTTATACTGAAGGTAAATCAGAAGTTACAAATAATGCTACTATTACATCTGGAACAAATAATGGAATTATAGCAATATATGGAAAAGATGGAGCAAATATCCTAAATAACGGAACAATTGACTTATCGCAAGGAATTGGAAATCAAGGAATTCTTGTAACAGGGACATCAAATGCTATAAATAGAGGAACAATAAAAATAGGAAAAACTGATAAATCTGATCCAGATAATATTATTTACGGAATTGGAATGGCGGCTATTGATGGAGCCTCTGTAACAAATGAAAGAGATATTTATGTTTCAGGAAATTTAAGTATTGGAATGTATGGGGATAAGAGCGGCACAACTTTAAGAAATAATGGAAATATTTATCTTGATGCTTCTGGAGCGACTTCAACTGACAAAATTCAGACAATGATGGGAGTATTTGCGAATAATGGTGCAACATTTGTAAATACAGGAACTATAACTACAGTTGGATCGTATGTAGGTAACAGTAACGTTCAGGGACTTGTGGGAGTTGCTGTATTAAATGGAAGTACGTTGGAAAATTATGGAACAATAAACATTGATGCAGATAATAGTTATGGGGTACTTATAAAAGGTACAGAAAGTAACAAATCCGTGATTAAAAACTATGGAAATATTAATATTAGTGGACTTAGATCTTATGGTGTCCGTTATGATGGAAATTCAAAAGGTGTAACTGGAAATGATCTTCCAATAGGAGATGATGCAACACCTGCCAATACATTACCTGCGATAAATTCAGGAGCTGGAAAAATAACTTCATCAAATGGAGCTGAAGATTACTATGCTCCTAAAGATCCAAGCAAAACTATTGGAGGAACGGGAATTGTGCAGTTGCCTGATGGAAGATTGGCAATCCAAAGAAACGGAGTAATATTAGATGAAAATCAAGTTCAAGTAATAGACTATACAACTCCAACAGTAAATTATGCATTATCAAATTTTGGAGTATATGTGGATACACTCGGAAGAACAAGACCGATTAATCTGGACGGAGCAACTGATATTGGAATAAACAGTGATCTTCTGATAGGAACAGAGTTTTCTGTACTTACAAATAAGAAAGATGTAATAATAGGAAGACAAATACTGCAGCCGTTTCTTGATCAGATAAATGCTGGAATCTTTAACTTCACACCATATTCAGCTTCACTAACGTGGATGGCAACACCTGAAGTAAATCCGGCAACACAGCAAATTACACGTGTACTTATGACAAAAATTCCTTATACAGCTTTTGTAAGAAGAAATGGAAATGAATTTAATTTTGCTGACGGATTAGAGCAGAGATATGATGCTAATGCTCTTGATTCAAGGGAAAAACTGATATTCAACAAGCTGAATACTATAGGAAATAATGAGGAAGCCCTGTTGGCACAGGCTTATGATGAAATGATGGGACATCAGTATGCAAATGTGCAGCAGAGAATATTTTCAACTGAAAATCTTTTGAACAAGGAATTTGACTATTTAAGAAACGAATGGGATGCGAAGTCAAAAAATTCCAATAAAATAAAGGCATTTGGAATGAAAGGAGACTACAAGACTGATACTGCAGGAGTTATTGATTATAAGAATAATGCCTATGGATTTGCCTATGTACATGAAGATGAAACTATAAGGATGGGTGAATCAAGTGGATGGTATGCAGGAGCAGTTAAGAATAAATTCGACTTTAGCGATATTGGAGGTTCAACAGAAGAGCAATCCATTGTAAAAGCTGGAATGTATAAATCAATACCTATTGGAGATGATCATAATAATGGGCTAAACTGGACTATTTCAGCAGAAGGATTCGTGGGGAATGGAGAAACTAAGAGAAAATTCCTTGTAGTTGATGATATCTTTGAAGCTAAATCTAACTTCCATTCATATGGAACAACTATAAAAAATGAAATTAGAAAGAATATTAGAGCAAGTCAGAGAATAAGTATTTCACCATACGGAAGCTTAAAGCTTGAATATGGAGGATTTAGCGGAATAAAAGAGGATATAGGTGAAATGCGTCTGGAAGTTAAATCAAATGACTATTATTCAATTAAACCTGAAGTTGGTGTAGAATTTAAGTATAGCCAGCCACTTGCACTTAGAACAAGATTTGTTGCAAAACTTGGACTTGCTTATGAAAATGAACTGGGACAGGTTGGAGATGTTGATAACAAGGCAAGAGTCCGTTATACAACAGCTGACTGGTTTAACATAAGAGGCGAGAAGGATGACAAGCGTGGAAGTGGAAAAGCCGATCTTAATATAGGAATAGAAAACACAAGATTTGGTGTAACAGTAAATGCTGGTTATGATACAAAAGGTAAGAATTTAAGAGGTGGAATTGGATTTAGAGCAATCTACTAA